GATCAGAACGGCAACATTACAACCCTCGGCCGAGGGGGATCCGACACTTCTGCCGTTGCCATCGCTGCAGCCTTAAGCGCCGATATCTGTGAAATCTATACGGACGTGGACGGCATCTACACCGCAGATCCCAATATCTGCAAGAAAGCCAGAAAAATCGGTATGCTTTCGTACGATGAAATGCTGAATATGGCCAGCCTGGGAGCCAAAGTATTGCAGATCCGGTCGGTCGGATTCGCAAAAAAATATAACGTCCCCATTCACGTAAGGTCGTCTTTCACTGAAGAGGAGGGAACCATGGTTGTGAATGAAAATGCCGGCATGGAACGCCTGGTGGTATCGGCGGTGGACCCAGCCAAAGAACAGGGGGGGGTAAACTTGGAAAAGGGTTCTTGTTCGGCGGGGGTGCCCACACAG
The genomic region above belongs to Candidatus Desulfatibia profunda and contains:
- a CDS encoding aspartate kinase, which gives rise to MGLIVQKYGGTSVADLARIQNVAKRITKAYDNGNNVVVIVSAMSGVTDGLIDMAKNITESPEKRELDVLLATGEQTTAALLAMTLKAMNYPALSLLGYQAEVLTDCAFGNARILDIGTSRIKDLVEQHNIVVVAGFQGIDQNGNITTLGRGGSDTSAVAIAAALSADICEIYTDVDGIYTADPNICKKARKIGMLSYDEMLNMASLGAKVLQIRSVGFAKKYNVPIHVRSSFTEEEGTMVVNENAGMERLVVSAVDPAKEQGGVNLEKGSCSAGVPTQ